In Paenibacillus phoenicis, one genomic interval encodes:
- a CDS encoding F0F1 ATP synthase subunit epsilon, which translates to MSTFLLEIVTPEHVVFSKEVDSLTVRGVEGEFGVLKGHIPLVTPLQVAPVVAKIGKEETYIAVHGGFIEVQGDKVIVLAESAELPEEIDLERAIAARERAERRLANRSNQDRIDHRRAELALQRAVTRINVVTNRKQQ; encoded by the coding sequence TTGAGCACCTTTTTATTGGAAATCGTTACGCCGGAGCATGTGGTGTTCTCGAAAGAGGTTGACAGCTTGACGGTCCGCGGCGTTGAAGGGGAATTTGGCGTTTTGAAGGGCCATATCCCGCTCGTGACCCCGCTGCAAGTTGCCCCGGTGGTTGCGAAAATCGGCAAGGAAGAGACGTACATCGCCGTACACGGTGGATTTATCGAAGTACAGGGCGATAAGGTGATCGTACTTGCCGAGAGCGCAGAGCTGCCGGAGGAGATCGATCTGGAGCGGGCCATCGCGGCACGTGAGCGTGCGGAACGCCGTTTGGCGAATCGCAGCAACCAGGATCGTATCGATCATCGCCGTGCAGAGCTCGCGTTGCAGCGGGCGGTCACCCGGATTAACGTTGTTACCAACCGCAAACAGCAATAG
- the spoIID gene encoding stage II sporulation protein D, with the protein MRHDPAAAQTPSAAVPPTAEPRPQDAARAEAPPAQPDAADAAAAGGPPVRVYLTRTGVVETVPLEQYVTGVLAAEMPADFELAALKAQAIAARTFIVQRLAAGEPSGTGSKDADVNDTIEHQVYLPRAELEEWPSRGKGAELEKLRQAVRQTAGIVMTFRGQPITASFFSSSGGYTENSEEYWSLKIPYLRSVPSPWDAAINPNNRETVEMPLTQLYAKLGQKVPEPVQTALAALDQGEAQAKAAASKLSADKLFKILSWTTGRRVKEIRIGDKVYTGREVREKLDLRSSQFTLAVAGDTVKITTYGYGHGVGMSQWGANGMAKEGYTTTQILKHYYTGISFQQVSHFLK; encoded by the coding sequence GTGCGCCACGACCCGGCGGCGGCGCAGACGCCGTCTGCCGCCGTGCCGCCGACAGCGGAGCCGCGCCCGCAGGACGCGGCTCGCGCTGAGGCTCCGCCCGCGCAGCCGGACGCCGCTGACGCGGCGGCCGCGGGCGGGCCGCCGGTGCGCGTCTATCTCACGCGCACCGGCGTGGTCGAGACCGTGCCGCTCGAGCAATACGTCACCGGCGTGCTCGCCGCCGAGATGCCGGCGGACTTCGAGCTCGCGGCACTCAAAGCGCAGGCCATCGCGGCGCGCACCTTTATCGTCCAGCGGCTGGCCGCTGGAGAACCCTCAGGCACCGGGAGCAAAGATGCGGATGTCAACGACACCATTGAACATCAAGTCTATCTCCCCCGTGCGGAATTGGAAGAGTGGCCAAGCCGGGGGAAGGGCGCAGAGCTGGAGAAGCTGCGTCAAGCCGTCCGGCAGACCGCAGGAATCGTCATGACGTTCCGCGGACAGCCGATCACCGCTTCCTTCTTCTCTTCCAGCGGCGGATACACGGAGAACTCCGAGGAATATTGGTCGCTGAAAATTCCTTATTTGCGCAGCGTGCCTAGCCCATGGGATGCGGCGATCAATCCGAACAACCGCGAAACCGTGGAAATGCCGCTCACCCAGCTTTACGCCAAGCTGGGACAGAAAGTGCCGGAACCGGTGCAGACCGCATTAGCTGCGCTGGATCAGGGGGAAGCCCAAGCCAAAGCGGCGGCGTCGAAGCTGAGTGCCGACAAGCTGTTTAAGATCCTCTCTTGGACCACCGGGCGTCGGGTGAAAGAAATTCGCATCGGCGACAAGGTGTACACCGGCCGGGAAGTTAGGGAGAAGCTGGACCTTCGCTCCAGCCAGTTTACGCTGGCGGTGGCCGGCGATACCGTGAAGATCACCACCTATGGCTACGGCCACGGCGTTGGCATGAGCCAGTGGGGAGCGAACGGGATGGCGAAAGAGGGTTATACAACCACGCAAATCCTCAAACACTACTACACGGGAATCTCGTTTCAGCAGGTCTCCCATTTTCTCAAGTAG
- a CDS encoding DUF1146 family protein: MNPVDQVASSVGVNGLTAILVSLACVVLSWLALQNLKLDLFIRHPKSPQGKLLHLLLAIVLGRFVAAFIMDYWQYTQMLKYMF, encoded by the coding sequence ATGAATCCCGTCGATCAGGTAGCGTCTTCAGTGGGGGTAAACGGCTTGACAGCGATCCTCGTCTCCTTGGCGTGCGTGGTGCTGTCGTGGCTGGCCCTGCAGAATTTGAAGCTGGATCTATTCATTCGCCACCCCAAGAGCCCGCAAGGCAAGCTGCTGCATCTGCTGCTCGCCATTGTACTAGGCCGATTCGTAGCTGCTTTTATTATGGATTATTGGCAATATACCCAAATGCTGAAGTATATGTTTTGA
- a CDS encoding M23 family metallopeptidase, which translates to MNENQKKTSHEESPKMGLGEPVKPVSAWKRLLSKRWVYPAAYVAAAAIILTLVWVYQDASNKPMDSTPASVTDTVNLSGEEEAATGEGTTEEEATEVIASSEDLAWPVVNAAEVSVVKPFYEKDGTAEEHQAALVQYNDTFTPNTGIDLAREDRKPFEVTAAMSGKVTRVEEVPLLGYVVEITHANNLKTVYESLGEVKVKKDAEVKQGDIIGSAGRNEVEKDLDNHVHFAIYENGELVNPESVLPKN; encoded by the coding sequence ATGAATGAAAACCAGAAAAAAACAAGTCACGAGGAATCTCCTAAAATGGGACTGGGAGAACCGGTGAAGCCGGTATCCGCGTGGAAGAGATTATTGTCAAAGAGATGGGTTTACCCGGCAGCGTATGTGGCGGCAGCGGCAATTATACTAACCTTAGTGTGGGTCTACCAGGATGCGAGCAACAAGCCGATGGACTCGACCCCCGCCAGCGTGACCGACACCGTAAACCTGTCTGGCGAAGAGGAAGCCGCAACGGGAGAGGGAACGACAGAGGAAGAAGCAACCGAAGTCATCGCCTCCTCCGAAGATCTCGCTTGGCCGGTAGTGAATGCCGCCGAAGTTAGTGTGGTGAAGCCGTTCTATGAGAAGGATGGCACGGCCGAAGAACATCAAGCCGCCCTGGTGCAGTACAACGATACGTTTACGCCAAACACCGGGATCGACTTGGCGCGCGAAGACCGTAAGCCTTTCGAAGTCACGGCTGCCATGAGCGGGAAAGTGACGCGGGTTGAAGAAGTGCCGCTCCTCGGGTACGTGGTGGAAATTACGCACGCTAACAACCTGAAGACGGTATACGAAAGCTTAGGCGAAGTTAAGGTGAAGAAGGATGCCGAAGTGAAGCAAGGCGACATTATCGGCAGCGCCGGCCGCAACGAAGTGGAGAAGGATCTCGACAACCACGTCCATTTTGCAATTTATGAAAATGGCGAGCTGGTGAATCCGGAATCCGTACTTCCGAAAAACTAA
- the murA gene encoding UDP-N-acetylglucosamine 1-carboxyvinyltransferase, with the protein MSKFIVRGGNVLAGNVKVSGAKNSVLPIIAASLLGEEGVSVIRDAPPLDDVMTINKVLESLGAAVTYDREVITVDARQIASCEAPYEWVRKMRASFLVMGPLLTRMGFTRISLPGGCAIGTRPIDQHLKGFEAMGAEITLGHGFIEAKTNGRLRGAKIYLDVASVGATENIMMAATLAEGTTIIENAAKEPEIVDLANYLNSMGAVVRGAGTGMIRIEGVERLRGCEHTVIPDRIEAGTFMVAAAITGGNVFVEGAIADHLGPVISKLEEMGVTVEVQENGVRVIADKPLKAVDVKTLPYPGFPTDMQAQMMALLLVSEGASVITETVFENRFMHVDQFRLMNADIKVEGRSAIISGSNKLSGAKVCATDLRAGAALILAGLAADGTTEVSGTHHIDRGYVDLAEKLSGLGADIWRISVEETAPETEKVSAAAKEEIPVLKIQPSWA; encoded by the coding sequence ATGAGCAAATTTATCGTCCGCGGTGGCAATGTTTTGGCCGGGAACGTAAAAGTCAGCGGTGCTAAAAATTCAGTGCTACCGATCATTGCAGCGTCTTTACTGGGTGAAGAAGGAGTCAGCGTCATTCGCGATGCGCCCCCTCTTGACGATGTAATGACCATTAATAAAGTGTTAGAGTCGCTAGGAGCAGCCGTTACCTATGACCGAGAGGTCATTACTGTTGATGCGCGGCAAATCGCTTCTTGCGAGGCGCCTTATGAATGGGTGCGAAAGATGCGGGCGTCTTTTCTTGTCATGGGTCCGTTGTTAACAAGAATGGGATTCACCCGGATTTCCCTCCCGGGTGGCTGCGCGATCGGGACCAGACCGATTGACCAGCATCTGAAGGGCTTCGAAGCGATGGGTGCAGAGATCACCCTCGGCCACGGGTTTATCGAAGCCAAGACGAACGGCCGCCTCCGCGGAGCCAAGATTTATTTGGACGTTGCCAGCGTAGGTGCAACGGAGAACATTATGATGGCGGCAACCTTGGCGGAAGGCACGACCATTATTGAAAATGCGGCCAAAGAGCCGGAAATCGTTGATTTGGCGAACTACTTGAACAGTATGGGAGCCGTTGTCCGCGGAGCGGGAACGGGCATGATTCGGATTGAAGGCGTCGAACGGTTGCGTGGATGCGAGCATACGGTGATCCCGGACCGGATCGAGGCGGGTACGTTTATGGTCGCTGCGGCCATTACCGGTGGGAACGTCTTTGTTGAAGGTGCGATTGCCGATCACTTGGGACCGGTCATTTCCAAGCTTGAGGAAATGGGCGTTACCGTGGAAGTACAGGAGAACGGAGTACGTGTGATTGCAGACAAACCGCTGAAAGCGGTGGATGTTAAAACGTTGCCGTATCCGGGCTTCCCAACCGATATGCAAGCGCAAATGATGGCGTTGCTGCTCGTATCCGAAGGGGCTAGTGTCATTACCGAGACGGTATTTGAAAACCGCTTTATGCACGTGGATCAGTTCCGTTTAATGAATGCCGACATTAAGGTGGAAGGACGCAGCGCGATTATCTCCGGGAGCAATAAGCTCAGCGGAGCTAAGGTTTGCGCCACCGACCTTCGTGCCGGAGCGGCACTGATCTTGGCAGGACTGGCAGCGGACGGGACGACAGAAGTCAGCGGTACGCATCATATTGACCGGGGATATGTGGATTTGGCCGAGAAGCTGTCCGGCCTGGGCGCGGACATTTGGCGCATTTCGGTCGAAGAGACCGCTCCGGAAACCGAGAAAGTATCGGCTGCTGCCAAAGAGGAAATCCCGGTATTGAAAATTCAGCCCTCTTGGGCTTAA
- the spoIIID gene encoding sporulation transcriptional regulator SpoIIID, translated as MHDYIKERTIKIGRCIVETRHTVRTIAKEFGVSKSTVHKDLTERLPEINPDLADQVKHILEYHKSIRHLRGGEATKIKYKKKGQSKREVISSVN; from the coding sequence GTGCACGATTACATCAAGGAACGGACGATAAAGATTGGACGGTGCATCGTGGAGACACGGCACACAGTTCGGACGATCGCCAAGGAATTCGGCGTTTCGAAAAGCACGGTGCACAAGGATTTAACCGAACGTTTGCCGGAGATTAATCCGGATTTAGCGGATCAGGTGAAGCACATTCTCGAATATCACAAATCGATTAGACACTTGCGCGGCGGTGAAGCAACGAAGATCAAGTATAAGAAAAAAGGTCAATCCAAACGTGAGGTGATTAGCTCCGTTAATTAA